A genomic stretch from Gorilla gorilla gorilla isolate KB3781 chromosome 20, NHGRI_mGorGor1-v2.1_pri, whole genome shotgun sequence includes:
- the IRGQ gene encoding immunity-related GTPase family Q protein, whose product MPPPQGDVTALFLGPPGLGKSALIAALCDKDVETLEAPEGRPDSGVPSLRAAGPGLFLGELSCPPAAPGPWAAEANVLVLVLPGPEGNGEPLAPALGEAALAALARGTPLLAVRNLRPGDSQTASQARDQTAALLNSAGLGAADLFVLPANCGSSDGCEELERLRAALQSQAEALRRLLPPAQDGFEVLGAAELEAVREAFETGGLEAALSWVRSGLERLGSARLDLAVAGKADVGLVVDMLFGLDPGDPGAAPASVPTAPTPFPAPERPNVVLWTVPLGHTGIATTAAASSHPTHYDALILVTPGAPTEKDWAQVQALVLPDAPLVCVRTDGEGEDPECLGEGKMEKPKGESLKNAGGGGLENALSKGREKCSAGSQKAGSGEGPGKAGSEGLQQVVGMKKSGGGDSERAAALSPEDETWEVLEEAPPPVFPLRPGGLPGLCEWLRRALPPAQAGALLLALPPASPSAARTKAAALRAGAWRPALLASLAAAAAPLPGLGWACDVALLRGQLAEWRRGLGLEPAALARRERALGLASGELAARAYFPGPVTRAEVEARLGAWAGEGTAGGAALGALSFLWPAGGAAATGGLGYRAAHGVLLQALDEMRADAEAVLAPPEPAQ is encoded by the exons ATGCCTCCGCCGCAGGGTGACGTGACCGCCTTGTTCCTGGGGCCTCCGGGCTTGGGGAAGTCCGCGCTGATCGCCGCGCTGTGCGACAAGGATGTGGAGACGCTCGAGGCCCCCGAGGGACGGCCGGACTCCGGGGTCCCCAGCCTAAGAGCTGCGGGCCCAGGCCTTTTTCTGGGCGAGCTGAGCTGCCCACCCGCAGCGCCGGGGCCCTGGGCGGCGGAAGCCAACGTGCTGGTACTGGTGCTGCCCGGACCCGAGGGGAACGGGGAACCGTTGGCTCCAGCCCTGGGAGAGGCAGCGCTGGCCGCCCTGGCCCGAGGGACCCCGCTACTGGCTGTGCGGAACCTCCGTCCTGGGGATTCACAGACTGCCTCCCAGGCCCGTGATCAGACAGCAGCTCTGCTGAACAGCGCGGGGTTAGGAGCCGCGGATCTGTTTGTGCTACCGGCGAACTGCGGCAGCAGCGACGGCTGCGAGGAGCTAGAGCGCCTCCGGGCGGCGCTGCAGAGCCAGGCAGAAGCGCTGCGGAG gctcctgccaccggCGCAGGATGGCTTCGAGGTGTTGGGTGCAGCAGAGCTAGAGGCTGTGCGTGAGGCCTTTGAGACCGGCGGCCTGGAGGCTGCGCTGTCGTGGGTGCGCTCAGGCCTGGAGCGCCTGGGCAGCGCACGGCTAGACCTGGCGGTGGCCGGCAAGGCTGACGTGGGCCTTGTGGTGGACATGCTGTTTGGATTGGATCCTGGCGACCCAGGTGCTGCGCCTGCTTCGGTCCCCACGGCACCCACTCCCTTCCCAGCCCCAGAGCGCCCGAATGTGGTGCTCTGGACCGTGCCTCTGGGCCACACGGGCATTGCCACCACCGCGGCCGCCTCCTCTCACCCAACGCACTACGACGCCCTCATCCTCGTCACCCCTGGGGCCCCCACTGAGAAGGACTGGGCCCAGGTCCAGGCCTTGGTGCTACCAGATGCGCCTCTTGTCTGCGTGCGCACAGACGGCGAGGGCGAGGATCCGGAGTGTCTGGGAGAAGGCAAGATGGAGAAACCCAAGGGCGAGAGCTTAAAGAACGCAGGTGGAGGGGGATTGGAGAATGCACTCAGTAAGGGAAGGGAGAAATGTAGCGCTGGATCGCAGAAAGCAGGCAGCGGGGAAGGTCCTGGGAAAGCTGGCAGCGAGGGTTTGCAGCAGGTTGTCGGCATGAAGAAATCAGGTGGTGGCGACTCAGAGCGGGCCGCTGCGTTAAGCCCGGAGGACGAGACGTGGGAGGTGCTGGAGGAGGCGCCGCCGCCAGTGTTCCCCCTACGGCCTGGCGGACTCCCAGGGCTATGCGAATGGCTGCGGCGAGCGCTCCCCCCAGCCCAGGCAGGGGCACTGCTGCTGGCGTTGCCACCAGCATCTCCTAGCGCTGCCCGAACCAAGGCTGCGGCGTTGCGAGCCGGGGCGTGGAGGCCAGCTCTGCTGGCTAgtctggcggcggcggcggcaccactcccagggctgggctgggcatgcGACGTGGCACTTCTGCGGGGTCAGCTGGCGGAGTGGCGACGGGGCCTGGGGCTGGAACCGGCGGCACTGGCTCGACGTGAGCGCGCCCTGGGCCTGGCTTCTGGAGAGCTGGCAGCGCGCGCTTATTTCCCAGGCCCGGTGACGCGCGCCGAGGTGGAAGCAAGACTGGGCGCCTGGGCAGGCGAGGGCACTGCTGGGGGCGCAGCACTGGGCGCTCTCTCCTTCCTGTGGCCTGCGGGTGGTGCAGCGGCGACAGGTGGCCTGGGCTACCGAGCGGCTCACGGCGTCCTGCTGCAGGCTCTCGATGAGATGCGGGCTGATGCTGAGGCTGTGCTGGCACCCCCTGAGCCTGCCCAGTGA